The DNA sequence AGGAGTTCTCTTAAACATTGCAGATCCATGTTTTAGTGCACGATACTAAAACGATTCATCGTTTATGTCTCATATCTCTCCAACACTATAAACAGTAATAACAACGAAGATTAGACAAAAAGATCAAGCCTGTAACCCTTTAAAGCCTGTACTACAAACGATACTAAAACAATCTACACAGAAACATATTTCTTCAACACTATTAAACACTAATAACTACGAAGATTAGACGAAAAGATCAAGCATATAACCCTTTTAAAGCCTGTACTAAAAACGCAAAAGAAAACTATACAAATGTGATGCAGGTGGTTGAATGACCTGACTGTAGCAACAACAAGAAGCTTAGATAGGGAGGGGTACTGCTGAAAAAGCCTAGAGGCTCTCTCATAGAATGAAGCTCCCCACATTACGAAACCTCAGTTTGAAttttcagttcttttttttatttttgaaacgtAATTTTCAGTTCTTTCTTCAAAAGGAGAAAGATAACGAACTTAATCGCAGTGCATTTTATAGGCCTTTTGATTTGGACAGTTTCTGGTTTTGCTGGTACGTGAGAGAGTAGTGAGGATTTATTACCTAGTACGAGGGACCGAACCATAAGGAGTAACTGTCACGTAACCGGAGATACTCTATTCTTCTGGGTCCGATTTTTGACTTGTCGAACCGGGAAAGTAGGACAAAGTGTACTTGTgagagggattttttttttttttttaagaaaaaagaagaaactgtATTTTTAAGCAATTTAGAACAGATATTCCAAGTACAAACGACAGCCATTGTGATACGTCATCAACCGCCACACGTGTACTTGTCTAAGACAGGGATCTTTTTTACCACATTACGACGTACCGGTCGGCAGTCTTCCGATCCCCTTTTGACGATGAGAGCAAATCAAAATCATCTTATCTCTGTTCAACATACTCCgagagaaatgaaaatgttcGATCTTTTTCGAGCATGGAAATCTTGTAAATGCATATGTCGATAACTACAGTactcagggccggtcctgaagTTGTGGAGGCCTGGAGCAAAAATCTAAATGAGGCCTTACTAAttccaacataaaaaaatatattataaaaACTTGGTCAAATTAATATAACAaggcaaataaaaataatatataagaaTGAAAAACATAATAGATAGGAAAATTagctgaaaaagaaatgaaaagacatGAGAATGTAAAAggaaaagcaaaaaaatgaaaaaaaacgTAAATAAAAGTGAGATTACTACAGATCGAACACAGGTCATGGGTGGAaaatggacagtgacttgaccaACTGGACTACTTCGCGTTTAAATAAATTGTTTGACATTTTTTgttaatatatattatatatacatattctgAGATCTGAGGCCTCCCGAGATTGGAGGCCTAGTGCGGCCGCACCACTTGCACTACCTCAGGGCCGCCCCTGACAGTactcagggccggtcctgaagTTGTGGAGGCCTGGAGCAAAAATCTAAATGAGGCCTTACTAAttccaacataaaaaaatatattataaaaACTTGGTCAAATTAATATAACAaggcaaataaaaataatatataagaaTGAAAAACATAATAGATAGGAAAATTagctgaaaaagaaatgaaaagacatGAGAATGTAAAAggaaaagcaaaaaaatgaaaaaaaacgTAAATAAAAGTGAGATTACTACAGATCGAACACAGGTCATGGGTGGAaaatggacagtgacttgaccaACTGGACTACTTCGCGTTTAAATAAATTGTTTGACATTTTTTgttaatatatattatatatacatattctgAGATCTGAGGCCTCCCGAGATTGGAGGCCTAGTGCGGCCGCACCACTTGCACTACCTCAGGGCCGCCCCTGACAGTACTCTTATCCAATATAACGTTGAAAATTATTACTATAGTAATAGCTAATTGGTTGGTGAACATGTATTATTATAGGACTAATAGAACATGTACCATGAACGTCACAGAAGTCGTTGAACGGTTGAAATTTTATTTCTTATAACTTGATTAGTATCATAGAAAGGTATAAATGACAGTCCCATTCTTTGTCCAAATACGAATaaacgaccaaaaaaaaaaaattaaagaatccACCGTGAATCATTTTTGCCTTGCAGGCTAGAGAAATCCCTCTCAAACACAACACATGAACGTATGTACAAAGCGTGTGCAAAAACTGATGACAAATTAGGCCAGAAATATATTTCATCCTTAAATACGGCTTGAATCTCTCCCAAAAATAAATCTTCTGGTCCAATCAGATACCACTAGGACCCTAGTACGCCAGCTCACTTGCTTGCTGagaaatcaaaaggaaaaatattGATCAGACTCAATACTAAATATGCACATTTTATTCAAAGAGTAAACAAATATATGAAGATCACCTTGCATATACAGAATACCAGAGCCATTGAGTGCTGTGACCCGTGGAAACCCAGTCCCCAGGCAGCTCTGCTGCTGCTTCCTCACCCCCCAATGGAGCAAATTGCCCGAAATGCTTGTACCTAGTCATTCACAAGTTACCATACACTTATTAGCAATTaggaaagagaagaaagatAGATAATGGCATAGAACTGATACAAGCAACTTCACTATGTATGATTCTTCATTACTCTTGGCCTGTGACCGAAAACAGAAGAAATCTCTGTGTGGAGGACAGATAACCTATCTAACAAACAAAACTACTGCTCCTTAGGGCAAATGAAGGCCATCAACAAAAGACATTTTCTACGAGTGCTTGGTAAAAGTAATAGGAGATCCTAACACCGCATGGTTCCTAATCAGATTTTGCTATTACTTTTACAATTTTCAGCCCAATGAAAATAACTGTCGTCACCAATTAACCGTAGTTTATCCCAGGACTACATTTATCTAATGTCGTTATGAcgtagaagaagaaattaaaaaaaatttcctttcttttttttttttcttgagaatTTTTATAATGCTTTCTAAATAGTTCTAGTGAGACGATTGAAATGTACTGCATACCTGAAGGGAAGAAAGTGATGTTGTCCAGAACCTCTAAAACGTCGAGGACCTTCAGGAATTGCTTCACACTGCTCTCTACGGTTAAAGCAATTAGAAAGATATGTACCCTGCTGAGCAGCAACCTGAATACAAAAGGTTGTATATATACATCATATTATGGTGACATCAACTTGTATCTAAAACCCAAGACAAATATTTGCTCCAACCAGATTGAAGACATACCTGTGCAGTTGCAGGCAGACTCTTCCTCTgtgaatccactagagagaggGCTAATTTAAATTCTTCAATATTCACTTCCTTCCTATCATTCCCCTCAGAATCTTTCAATAGATCTGTCACATCTTGCAGATGCTTGCTTTTTAAATACTGTTCCACTTGGGGATACCTAATGATTATGTCGTCAACTACATCTCGGAATTCAGTAACTGTTAAGGTACCAGAGTTGTCTGTGTCCGCAGCTGCAAATATGGCCACGATATCTTCCTACATATGACGatactaattaattaaaagtgTATTACAATATAAATATGGTCGACCCTGGATTCCAACTTCCAACCGTGCCCCAATAAGAAACAACCATTACAGTTCAAAAGACCAGCTTTGCCCAATATTACAAGGCAAGACCAAGTTATGAGAAAACATTCCAAAGTCTAATATGCTACATACTTTCTGACAGGTCTGACAGGTAAAGGTTTTTCATACCATGATTTTACGTTGATCAATTGTAGCGCAATCACCAATGGCATACACATCATCACAACCCTTTACACGCAACCATTCATCAGTTACTAGAACACGTCTATTAGCCTGCACATGGAGCAGAACACAAATTATAATTGACATGTCAACCAAGGTGACAATTCTAATTGACTTAAGAATGTGGAGTTCAATCAGTTCATATAGACGGGGAAAGAATAAGATGTTCCGTATGTGTCAATACCAACTGATTAGGTTGTGAATTCTGGATTTCTCAGTCTTTGACTCTTTGTATGTGCATAAAAGTTGGGGAACAAACCTGTCCAATTTGTTCCATAAAGTCTCTCACAACTGGACGAGTCCCAACGCCGGTAGACCACACCACCAATCCATGTGGAACAGAGTAGACCTCTCCCTTtgatttcactttcactttgattTCCTTGTCTGAAACACTGACAACCCGGCATCCTGTTTGAACATCAATACCATCTCTTTGAAATTTGGTCTCAGCAAAATTACTAATTCTTTCATCAAACCTacaataagaaaataatatttaataaGTCATTTTGTGAACATGGTATCTGCTTTGTGAAGTTAGAAAAGTTTCAAATTAACTAGCTATAAAAGAGGTGAACTTCCATGATAAAGAGATATTATGTGCATCTAATGCTAAAGTATCCACAAATCAAATTGCTGAAGCTGCACAGCAGTAAAGTACGGAAATATATTCCATATTCTAACTGTAGCCATCAAAACTTctccaaaagaaacaaaaaataataaaaaaatgtgAGTGGATGCTTTCTTACATGTTCAAGATATGATCTCCTGATTGGATTAATGTTATTTTCACAAGATCCTTAACCATGGGATATAACTTGACTAAATCTTCTTGGAAATAATCATGCAGCTCTGCAGCAAATTCAACCCCAGTAGGACCCCCTCCAACAATTACAAAATGAAGATTCCTCCTCCGCTCCTCTTCACTAAGACCTGGAAGTACAGCAGTTTCAAAGCAATCTATAACACTGGTACGAATCTTCTGAGCATCTTCTACTTCCTGCATGCGGAGGGTCAAAGATACATCTTTAAGTAATCACAGATCAGAACCTCATAGAAGAAGACTTCGAGCAACTTGATTTTCTTGACAAGCccatttgaaaattttaaacaaGCAGGAAGGTGTTGAGAAGATTAAATGCTGCATAGCTCAACTAGATTGAAAATGAATTGACTATACCTTCAGAAAATGACAGTTCTCCTTTACCCCAGGGGTGTTAAACGTGTTTACTTGTGCTCCTATAGCTACAATCAAGTAGTCATATTCCAGGGAAAATTCAGGAGTTCCTATCAATGGGTTATCAGTATTAGCCCGGAGGTGAACATTCTTATTTGCAGCATCAATCTTGATACATTCTGCTTCATAATATTTGATCTCTCCACTTCTCTGCCATGACATGAAAGCAAAAagtagattttttattttttttttaacctcagAGCAATCAAAATGTGAATGTAACAACGAATGTCATGGCAAGAACTCTAGGCGCTTTTGAATGTGTCACTAACCTTCTTTATAATTTTACGCACTGGTTCTACTATGCTTCGTGCTTCAACCGTCCCACATGTGACACTAGGTAACAAAGGGGTAAACGCAAAATAGTTTCTGGGTGATACAACCTGAACATCATAATGTGAAGCATCCACATGCTTAAGGAAACTAGTACCAGCCCATCCTGTCCCAAGAACCaccactttctttttcttaaccTCATTCTGATTAGAATCAATAGGAGGAGAGCCAACATCTGACTGTGATTCTGCATACGCCACAACACCTCCACCACTGCActaatccaaaagaaaaaaaacaaagtgcATAGTTACACGCTGGAATAATCCACCAAAAAAAAGGAATAGACTAATGAAGGTGCATACAATCAACAGCCAGAAATAGTGTAATTTCTGGCAGAGATTTGGACATTGGATCTTGTAAATAATAATTTGGACTACTGCCAGAGCTAGAATCTGTTTGAAAGACATCATTTTGAGGTAACTGGTAAATTATGGCAAAACAGAAATTAATGTATCTCTTGCACATTAACTATTATTTCGAAATGATTATCATGTTAATGGATATCAACAGTTATTTCCTCTTACAGCGCCGGATCACATGACAGGACCAAACTC is a window from the Rosa chinensis cultivar Old Blush chromosome 2, RchiOBHm-V2, whole genome shotgun sequence genome containing:
- the LOC112190226 gene encoding external alternative NAD(P)H-ubiquinone oxidoreductase B1, mitochondrial: MTISSFFIRASRAFHGYPFAPQLLLLGTISGGGVVAYAESQSDVGSPPIDSNQNEVKKKKVVVLGTGWAGTSFLKHVDASHYDVQVVSPRNYFAFTPLLPSVTCGTVEARSIVEPVRKIIKKRSGEIKYYEAECIKIDAANKNVHLRANTDNPLIGTPEFSLEYDYLIVAIGAQVNTFNTPGVKENCHFLKEVEDAQKIRTSVIDCFETAVLPGLSEEERRRNLHFVIVGGGPTGVEFAAELHDYFQEDLVKLYPMVKDLVKITLIQSGDHILNMFDERISNFAETKFQRDGIDVQTGCRVVSVSDKEIKVKVKSKGEVYSVPHGLVVWSTGVGTRPVVRDFMEQIGQANRRVLVTDEWLRVKGCDDVYAIGDCATIDQRKIMEDIVAIFAAADTDNSGTLTVTEFRDVVDDIIIRYPQVEQYLKSKHLQDVTDLLKDSEGNDRKEVNIEEFKLALSLVDSQRKSLPATAQVAAQQGTYLSNCFNRREQCEAIPEGPRRFRGSGQHHFLPFRYKHFGQFAPLGGEEAAAELPGDWVSTGHSTQWLWYSVYASKQVSWRTRVLVVSDWTRRFIFGRDSSRI